One window of the Candidatus Jettenia sp. genome contains the following:
- a CDS encoding response regulator yields MTGRKKKIILAEDNLAIVDALTIMLEEFGYEVIPIVDGQTVKDKLKEKPDLILLDIWMQGWNGRDACRYLKSNEDTKDIPVIIISADRNVARLAKEAGADDFIAKPFQIEDLLAKVEKYLD; encoded by the coding sequence ATGACTGGCAGAAAGAAAAAAATCATCCTTGCAGAGGATAACCTGGCCATTGTTGATGCATTGACTATCATGCTCGAAGAATTCGGTTATGAAGTTATACCAATAGTTGATGGCCAAACGGTTAAAGACAAACTAAAAGAAAAGCCTGACTTAATTCTGCTTGATATCTGGATGCAAGGATGGAACGGCAGAGATGCATGCAGATACTTAAAAAGTAATGAAGATACGAAAGATATTCCGGTTATTATCATTTCAGCAGACAGAAATGTAGCGCGGCTTGCAAAAGAAGCAGGTGCGGATGATTTTATTGCAAAACCATTTCAAATAGAAGATTTACTGGCAAAAGTAGAAAAATACCTTGATTAG